GGCCCGGGAAGTGGCGGGCCGCATCGCCACCCTGATGCGTGCGCGCGAGGCCGAAGGGCGTCGCGTGGTGCTGGGTCTGGCCACCGGTTCGACACCCATCGGCGTCTACCGCGAACTCATTCGCCTGCATCGCGATGAGCAACTGAGCTTTCGCCATGTGACCTCGTTCAATCTGGACGAATACTGGCCGATGCGATCCGACAGCATCCACTCGTATCATCGCTTCATGTGGGAGAATCTGTTCGCCCACGTGGACATTGACGCGAGCCATGTGCACATCCCCGATGGGAACTGGACGCGCGAGCGCATCGACGAATCGTGTCGCGACTACGAGGCCGCGATCGTCGCCGCCGGCGGCATCGATTTCCAGCTGCTGGGCATCGGCAAGACAGGACATATCGGGTTCAACGAGCCGGGGTCGGGCGAGGGCAGTCGCACGCGACTGATTCACCTCGACAGTGTCACGCGTCGCGATGCCTCGGCCGATTTCTTCGGTGAGGCGAACGTGCCGCGCGAAGCGATCACGATGGGTATCGCGACCATTCTGGCTGCGCGCGAGATCGCCATTCTCGCCACCGGCGAGCACAAGTCCGGCATCGTGCGGCGCGCGGTCGAGGGCGAGATCGACCGCGCCGTCGCGGCGACGTTTCTGCAGCGCCACCCGAACACCACGTTTTATCTCGACGAGAGCGCGTCGGCCGAACTCACGCGCATCGCGACCCCGTGGTTGCTCGATGAAATCGACTGGGATGACGCGCTGGAACTTCGTGCGGTGACCTGGCTGGCCAAGCAGACGGGCAAGGCCATCCTGAAACTCACGGAACACGATTACGCCGAGCACCAGCTGTCGTCGCTCGTCTCGCGGCACGGCACGCCGGGCGCCGTCAACGGCATGGTGTTCAACGCGCTCGGCGCGAAAATCCGGGGCAAGAGCAAGCTGCCACGCGGACAGCGTGTCATTTGCTTCTCACCGCATCCGGATGACGATGTGATCTCGATGGGAGGAATTCTCCGCAAGTTCGTGGAGAACGAGAACGACATCACGGTGGCGTACATGACCAGCGGCAATATTGCCGTATTCGACCACGATGTCCGTCGCTATATCGATTTTCTCGAACGCCTCGACTATGAACGGGTGAGCGAAGGGTCGGCGTCGCGTCGATTGGCGACGACGGTACGGGCGTTCCTGGACAGCAAGGCACCGGGCGCGGTGGATATCGCCGAGGTGCAGGACATCAAGCGTCTCATTCGCGAATCGGAGGCCGTCAGTGGCATTGAGGTGATGGGACTTGGCCGCCAGCACGCGCGTTTCCTCAACTTGCCGTTCTATCAGACGGGCAAAGTGCGGAAGGACCCGATCGGACCGGCCGATGTCGAGATTGTCGCGCAGCTGCTGCGCGCCGAACGTCCGGAAATCGTCTTTGTCGCCGGTGATCTCTCCGACCCGCATGGGACCCATCGCATGTGCAAGGAAGCGATCGATGCGGCGATGGACGAGGTGTATGACGGAACGGCCAGCGCGCCGACCCGTCCGCAGGTCTGGCTGTATCGCGGCGCATGGCAGGAGTGGCCGGTGACCGAGGCAACCGTCCTCTGCCCGATGTCGCAGGAAGAATTGACGCTCAAGATCCAGGCGATCTTCAAGCATCAGTCACAGAAGGATTCGATGCCCTTCCCCGGTCAGGATGAACGGGAGTTCTGGCAGCGGGTCGAACAACGGAATAAGTCGACGTCCGCCGAACTCGATCAACTGGGACT
This genomic window from Gemmatimonadaceae bacterium contains:
- the nagB gene encoding glucosamine-6-phosphate deaminase, producing the protein MSSSHFAPGSANSTSRERIRTVVVDSHDDLAREVAGRIATLMRAREAEGRRVVLGLATGSTPIGVYRELIRLHRDEQLSFRHVTSFNLDEYWPMRSDSIHSYHRFMWENLFAHVDIDASHVHIPDGNWTRERIDESCRDYEAAIVAAGGIDFQLLGIGKTGHIGFNEPGSGEGSRTRLIHLDSVTRRDASADFFGEANVPREAITMGIATILAAREIAILATGEHKSGIVRRAVEGEIDRAVAATFLQRHPNTTFYLDESASAELTRIATPWLLDEIDWDDALELRAVTWLAKQTGKAILKLTEHDYAEHQLSSLVSRHGTPGAVNGMVFNALGAKIRGKSKLPRGQRVICFSPHPDDDVISMGGILRKFVENENDITVAYMTSGNIAVFDHDVRRYIDFLERLDYERVSEGSASRRLATTVRAFLDSKAPGAVDIAEVQDIKRLIRESEAVSGIEVMGLGRQHARFLNLPFYQTGKVRKDPIGPADVEIVAQLLRAERPEIVFVAGDLSDPHGTHRMCKEAIDAAMDEVYDGTASAPTRPQVWLYRGAWQEWPVTEATVLCPMSQEELTLKIQAIFKHQSQKDSMPFPGQDEREFWQRVEQRNKSTSAELDQLGLAEYFAMEAYVIV